In one window of Haloimpatiens sp. FM7315 DNA:
- the proS gene encoding proline--tRNA ligase has protein sequence MVEAITSMDVDFAKWYTDIVKKAELVDYASVKGCMIIRPYGYAIWENIQKDLDARFKATGHENVYMPMFIPESLLKKEKDHVEGFAPEVAWVTHFGEEELTERLCVRPTSETLFCEHYAKIVQSYNDLPKLYNQWCSVVRCEKTTRPFLRTTEFLWQEGHTVHATAEESQNETINILNLYADFCEKVLAIPVIKGQKTEKEKFAGAKATYTIESLMHDGKALQSGTSHNFGDNFAKAFNIQYSDKNGKLQYVNETSWGMTTRLIGAVIMVHGDDNGLVLPPKIAPVQVVIVPVAQHKEGVLEKAEELKNRLSNICKVKLDARDKMPGWKFAEYEMKGVPVRLEVGPKDIEKNQCVLARRDTLEKIVVSLDEIEDKITLLLDEVQSNLLEKARKNTVEKTYEAKDFDEFCKTVETKPGFVKAMWCGDRECEDKIKEVTGATSRCIPFEQEEISDTCVCCGKKAKHMVYFGRAY, from the coding sequence ATGGTTGAAGCAATTACTTCAATGGATGTAGATTTTGCTAAGTGGTATACAGATATTGTGAAAAAAGCTGAATTAGTTGATTATGCAAGTGTAAAAGGTTGTATGATAATAAGGCCTTATGGATATGCCATATGGGAGAATATACAAAAAGATTTAGATGCTAGATTTAAAGCTACTGGACATGAAAATGTATATATGCCTATGTTTATTCCAGAGTCACTTCTTAAAAAGGAGAAAGATCATGTAGAGGGTTTCGCTCCAGAAGTAGCTTGGGTTACTCATTTTGGTGAAGAGGAATTAACTGAGAGATTATGTGTTCGTCCAACTTCAGAAACTCTATTTTGTGAGCACTATGCTAAAATAGTTCAATCTTATAACGATCTTCCAAAGCTATACAATCAGTGGTGTTCTGTAGTTAGATGTGAAAAAACTACAAGACCATTTTTAAGAACTACAGAATTTTTGTGGCAAGAAGGACATACAGTCCATGCAACTGCTGAAGAATCTCAAAATGAAACAATAAATATATTAAATTTATATGCAGATTTTTGTGAAAAAGTTTTAGCTATTCCAGTAATTAAAGGTCAAAAAACTGAAAAAGAGAAATTTGCAGGGGCAAAAGCAACTTATACAATTGAAAGTTTAATGCACGATGGCAAGGCATTGCAATCTGGTACTTCTCATAACTTTGGAGATAATTTTGCTAAGGCTTTCAATATTCAGTATTCAGATAAAAATGGTAAATTGCAATATGTAAATGAAACTTCTTGGGGCATGACTACAAGACTTATTGGTGCTGTAATAATGGTTCACGGAGATGACAATGGTTTAGTGCTTCCTCCAAAAATAGCTCCAGTTCAAGTCGTAATTGTGCCAGTTGCGCAGCATAAAGAAGGAGTACTTGAAAAAGCTGAGGAATTAAAAAATAGATTATCTAATATTTGCAAGGTTAAATTAGATGCAAGAGATAAGATGCCAGGATGGAAATTTGCAGAATATGAAATGAAGGGCGTTCCAGTTAGATTAGAAGTGGGACCAAAGGACATAGAAAAAAATCAATGTGTACTTGCAAGAAGAGATACTTTAGAGAAGATAGTAGTATCTTTAGATGAAATTGAAGATAAAATAACTTTACTTTTAGATGAAGTACAAAGCAATTTATTAGAAAAGGCTAGAAAAAATACTGTAGAAAAAACTTATGAAGCAAAAGACTTTGATGAGTTCTGTAAAACTGTTGAAACAAAGCCTGGATTTGTAAAAGCTATGTGGTGCGGAGACAGAGAATGTGAAGATAAAATTAAAGAAGTAACTGGTGCAACATCAAGATGTATTCCATTTGAGCAAGAAGAAATATCAGATACCTGCGTATGTTGTGGCAAAAAAGCTAAGCATATGGTTTACTTTGGAAGAGCGTATTAG
- a CDS encoding PIN/TRAM domain-containing protein yields MLRILFTIIGLILGFIIGSQLLKTSYISKLSYFKSSTTLSALFIIICILLFGIIMYLLSPVINSLIMKVMEYVENNFQRIPANEILFGTVGAIIGLVISVLITSTFSNFGPLGTIVSIVIAVVMAALGANISVKKREEITNFFSSLKKVNMSKEKKSKNPYKGTPKVLDTSVIIDGRILDICQTGFVEGTLIIPNFVLEELRHIADSSDSLKRNRGRRGLDILNKIQKELKIDVQISERDFPEIAEVDSKLLKLAQVLDGKVITNDYNLNKVAQFQGVDVLNINELANAVKPMLLPGEEMVMQIVKDGKESGQGIGYLDDGTMIVVEGGRRYIGEERGVVVTSVLQTAAGRMIFAKPKEN; encoded by the coding sequence ATATTAAGAATACTATTTACTATAATAGGACTAATATTAGGATTTATTATAGGATCACAACTTTTAAAAACAAGCTATATAAGTAAATTGTCATACTTTAAGTCAAGTACAACATTGTCAGCTTTATTTATTATTATTTGTATTTTATTATTTGGAATAATTATGTATTTATTATCTCCGGTAATTAATTCTTTAATAATGAAGGTAATGGAATATGTTGAGAATAACTTCCAAAGAATTCCAGCTAATGAAATTCTATTTGGAACTGTAGGAGCTATTATTGGCCTTGTTATTTCGGTATTAATAACATCTACTTTTTCTAATTTTGGGCCTTTAGGAACTATTGTAAGCATTGTAATAGCTGTAGTTATGGCTGCACTAGGAGCTAATATTTCAGTAAAAAAGAGGGAAGAGATTACAAACTTTTTTTCTAGTTTAAAAAAGGTAAATATGTCCAAAGAAAAGAAAAGCAAGAATCCTTACAAGGGTACACCTAAGGTTTTGGATACTTCTGTAATTATAGATGGTCGTATACTTGATATATGTCAAACTGGGTTTGTAGAAGGAACTTTAATAATTCCTAATTTTGTGCTAGAGGAACTTAGACATATTGCAGATTCTTCTGATTCACTTAAGAGAAATAGAGGTAGAAGAGGACTTGATATATTAAATAAGATTCAAAAAGAACTAAAAATCGATGTACAAATTTCCGAAAGAGATTTCCCGGAAATAGCTGAAGTAGACAGTAAACTTTTAAAACTTGCTCAGGTTTTAGATGGAAAAGTAATAACAAATGATTATAATTTAAATAAAGTAGCTCAGTTTCAAGGCGTTGATGTGCTTAATATAAATGAGTTAGCTAATGCTGTTAAACCAATGCTTTTACCAGGGGAAGAGATGGTAATGCAAATAGTAAAAGATGGTAAAGAATCAGGCCAAGGTATTGGATACCTAGATGATGGAACTATGATTGTTGTAGAAGGTGGCAGAAGATACATTGGAGAGGAAAGAGGCGTAGTTGTTACTTCTGTGCTTCAAACTGCAGCAGGTAGAATGATATTTGCAAAGCCAAAAGAAAATTAA
- a CDS encoding proline--tRNA ligase gives MRMSNMLINTLREVTKEIEPKSHELLLRAGMMRKIAYGIYNFMPMGIKVIENIEAIVREEMDNIGCQEIMTSSIIPLELVEESSELNEFQEEIFKIKDRNDKEFCIGTSLKEVFMDIARNEISMRKNFSVNFYEIKSRIRDERRPRFGPIKSREFIIKEAYSFDKDYKGLELQYNKMKEAYKNIFKRCSLEVMCVNGGLKASKKEENLKFMIKSEILDERIAFCPSCFKTSCLEITESTPEVSNNEEMLELKKIETPEARTIGDLVRFFNTTSDKFAKTIIYRADDKVLAVMVRGDREVSEEKVKRALGEESFLEMADSIMVKKATGAEVGFAGPIGIRVNYLFVDEEVKNMHNFIVGGNETGYHYCNVNYERDFKGELGDFRKAVEGDRCKNCGKPISIVNAIELGSISKLGVMSKNPFVMGRYLLGITRIMAAIIEQNHDEDGIIWPVLVAPYKVIVIPAVYKNEKQMKTSEEIYKKLKAENIDVILDDRNERAGVKFKDADLMGIPIRITVGRKIEEGKVEFKKRSDKDLEIIDLHDIIQRVREYLFKDTKIG, from the coding sequence ATGAGAATGTCAAATATGCTTATTAATACTTTAAGGGAAGTTACAAAGGAAATAGAACCTAAAAGTCATGAACTGCTTTTAAGGGCAGGGATGATGAGAAAAATAGCATATGGTATATATAATTTTATGCCAATGGGAATTAAGGTCATAGAGAATATAGAAGCTATAGTTAGAGAAGAAATGGATAATATAGGGTGTCAAGAAATTATGACATCCTCTATAATCCCTTTGGAACTTGTGGAGGAATCCTCAGAGTTAAATGAGTTTCAAGAAGAAATTTTTAAAATTAAAGACAGAAATGATAAGGAATTTTGCATTGGAACTTCTTTAAAAGAGGTTTTTATGGATATAGCAAGAAATGAAATAAGTATGCGTAAGAATTTTTCTGTAAACTTTTATGAAATAAAATCCAGAATAAGAGATGAGAGAAGACCAAGGTTTGGACCCATTAAATCTAGGGAATTTATCATAAAAGAAGCCTATAGCTTTGACAAAGATTATAAGGGCTTAGAGCTTCAATACAATAAAATGAAAGAAGCTTATAAAAATATATTTAAAAGATGTTCCCTTGAAGTGATGTGTGTTAATGGAGGATTAAAAGCATCAAAGAAAGAAGAGAATCTAAAATTTATGATTAAATCGGAGATTTTAGATGAAAGGATAGCTTTTTGTCCTTCTTGCTTTAAAACTTCTTGTTTAGAGATAACTGAATCTACTCCAGAGGTTTCAAATAATGAAGAAATGCTAGAATTAAAAAAGATAGAAACCCCAGAGGCTAGAACCATTGGGGATTTAGTTAGATTCTTTAATACAACTTCAGATAAATTTGCTAAAACAATTATATATAGAGCAGATGATAAAGTTTTAGCAGTTATGGTAAGAGGGGATAGAGAAGTAAGTGAGGAGAAAGTCAAAAGGGCATTAGGTGAAGAATCTTTCTTAGAGATGGCAGATTCAATTATGGTAAAAAAAGCTACAGGCGCAGAAGTTGGTTTTGCAGGACCAATAGGTATAAGGGTTAACTATCTTTTTGTAGATGAAGAAGTTAAAAATATGCATAATTTTATTGTAGGTGGTAATGAAACTGGATATCATTATTGCAATGTAAACTACGAAAGAGATTTTAAAGGAGAGCTTGGAGACTTTAGAAAGGCTGTAGAGGGAGATAGATGCAAAAACTGTGGAAAGCCAATTTCTATAGTAAATGCAATAGAGTTAGGAAGTATATCGAAGTTAGGAGTCATGTCTAAAAACCCTTTTGTTATGGGAAGGTACCTACTAGGAATTACAAGAATTATGGCAGCTATAATAGAGCAAAATCACGACGAGGATGGTATTATATGGCCAGTTTTAGTTGCTCCTTATAAAGTAATTGTCATTCCTGCTGTTTATAAGAATGAAAAACAAATGAAAACTTCAGAGGAGATATATAAGAAATTAAAAGCTGAAAATATAGATGTTATTTTGGATGATAGAAATGAAAGAGCTGGAGTTAAATTTAAGGATGCAGATTTAATGGGAATTCCAATTAGAATAACTGTGGGCAGGAAAATAGAAGAAGGCAAGGTTGAATTCAAAAAACGAAGTGATAAAGACCTTGAGATTATAGACCTTCATGATATAATACAAAGAGTTAGAGAATATTTATTTAAGGATACCAAAATTGGTTAA
- a CDS encoding CtsR family transcriptional regulator, giving the protein MARLSDIIEQFIKDMMKDKEDDELEIVRNELANYFSCAPSQINYVLTTRFTTDKGYYIESKRGGGGCIKIRKIQIENFAPLYSMIDEKIGNSITYDSAIKVIEALYEADYINKKEAAIMGAAINERAISSDKDNRNRLRASILKSMITIILLP; this is encoded by the coding sequence ATGGCAAGACTATCAGATATAATAGAACAATTTATTAAAGATATGATGAAAGACAAAGAGGATGATGAACTAGAAATTGTTAGAAATGAACTGGCTAATTATTTTAGCTGTGCTCCTTCACAGATAAACTATGTTTTAACTACGAGATTTACAACTGATAAAGGATATTATATAGAAAGTAAAAGAGGTGGTGGAGGCTGTATAAAGATAAGAAAAATACAAATTGAAAATTTTGCACCTCTATATAGTATGATAGATGAAAAAATTGGAAATAGTATTACATATGATAGTGCTATAAAAGTTATAGAGGCTTTATATGAAGCTGATTATATAAATAAAAAAGAAGCTGCAATTATGGGAGCTGCAATTAATGAAAGAGCCATTTCAAGCGACAAAGATAACAGAAATAGGTTAAGAGCTAGTATATTAAAATCTATGATAACAATAATTTTATTACCATAG
- the disA gene encoding DNA integrity scanning diadenylate cyclase DisA: MRLKKDKELMDILKIMAPGTQLREGLENILRAKTGGLIVLSDREDVLELVDGGFNINSDYSPSYVYELAKMDGAIIVSSDLKKILVANAQLIPESSIPTFETGTRHRTAHRIARQTGSVVVAISQRRNVITVYKDSIKYVLRDSSAILARANQALQTLEKYVSVLDRAVSNLNVLEFQDLATLFDVLTAIQRTEMVMRIVAEIEMYICELGNEGRLISMQLNELIKNVEEDGILLIRDYCESDMDFNDIYKHLQNMSSEELLDLDAISKLLGYTGVPLVDTLISPRGYRMLNRIPRLPANVIENLVNNFKELKAVVEASYEQLDNVEGIGEARAKAIKNGLRRLREQFIIDKQI, translated from the coding sequence TTGAGATTAAAAAAAGATAAAGAATTAATGGACATATTAAAAATAATGGCACCAGGAACCCAGTTAAGAGAAGGATTAGAGAATATATTAAGAGCGAAAACAGGGGGTCTTATAGTATTAAGTGACAGGGAGGATGTTTTGGAGCTTGTAGATGGAGGATTTAATATAAATTCTGATTACAGCCCATCTTATGTATATGAGCTTGCCAAAATGGATGGAGCTATAATCGTAAGTAGTGATTTAAAGAAAATATTAGTTGCAAATGCTCAGCTTATACCAGAGTCCTCAATACCTACTTTTGAAACAGGTACTAGACATAGAACAGCTCATAGAATTGCAAGGCAAACGGGTTCTGTTGTAGTTGCAATTTCTCAAAGGAGAAATGTAATTACAGTTTATAAGGATAGTATAAAATACGTGTTAAGAGATAGTAGTGCAATACTTGCAAGGGCAAATCAAGCACTTCAGACCTTAGAAAAATATGTGTCTGTACTAGATAGAGCGGTAAGCAATTTAAATGTTTTAGAATTTCAAGATTTAGCTACTTTATTTGATGTTTTAACAGCTATTCAAAGAACAGAAATGGTTATGAGGATAGTTGCGGAAATTGAGATGTACATTTGTGAGCTTGGAAATGAAGGAAGACTTATTTCCATGCAGCTAAATGAACTTATAAAAAATGTTGAGGAAGATGGAATACTGTTAATAAGAGATTACTGTGAAAGTGATATGGATTTTAACGATATATATAAACATCTTCAAAATATGTCTTCAGAAGAATTACTTGATTTAGATGCCATATCTAAATTATTAGGATACACAGGAGTCCCACTAGTAGATACGCTAATATCTCCAAGAGGATACAGGATGTTAAATAGAATACCTAGATTACCTGCAAATGTAATAGAAAATTTAGTAAATAACTTTAAAGAGTTAAAGGCAGTTGTTGAAGCAAGTTATGAACAATTAGACAATGTAGAGGGCATAGGTGAGGCAAGGGCAAAGGCAATTAAAAATGGTCTTAGAAGGCTTAGGGAACAATTTATTATAGATAAACAAATATAG
- the radA gene encoding DNA repair protein RadA, whose translation MGKLKNIFVCEKCGYESPKWMGRCPDCGAWNTFVEEVKDTSKSNIASKIETQSMPKSIVNIKSSEYERLDTGIRELNRVLGGGLVKGSLVLISGDPGIGKSTLLLQTASNIASKYGKVLYVSGEESEEQIKMRGDRLSTSSPNLFIVSETDIDSIKKHVEDVDPVFVIVDSIQTLFNSQISSAPGSVSQVRHCSNELMRIGKGKNIPFFIVAHVTKQGELAGPRVLEHMVDTVLYFEGERTQEFRILRTMKNRFGTTSEIGVFEMRDIGLKEIYNPSEVFLEETNFNQEGSAVIGVIEGTRPLLVEIQALVSETNSPMPRRTAVGIENSRLSLILAVLEKKLRIPFYKYDVYINVVGGLNIEGTFGDLGLALALVSSATGRAFKLNRMVVVGEVGLTSEVRPISYCEKLVNEASKMGFENIVIPRRNMEKILNDNINSLGVSSLKEAISKVF comes from the coding sequence ATGGGTAAATTAAAAAATATTTTTGTATGTGAAAAATGCGGATATGAGTCTCCAAAATGGATGGGAAGATGTCCAGATTGTGGAGCGTGGAATACCTTTGTTGAAGAGGTTAAAGATACCTCAAAGAGTAATATAGCTTCGAAGATAGAGACTCAAAGTATGCCAAAGAGCATAGTTAATATAAAGTCTAGTGAATATGAGAGATTAGATACCGGCATAAGGGAATTAAATAGAGTACTTGGAGGAGGTCTTGTAAAAGGTTCTTTGGTTTTAATTTCAGGAGATCCGGGTATTGGAAAATCTACACTTTTACTTCAAACTGCCAGTAATATTGCTTCAAAGTATGGAAAAGTGCTTTATGTATCTGGTGAAGAGTCAGAAGAACAGATAAAAATGAGAGGGGATAGACTTTCAACTTCTTCTCCTAATCTTTTTATAGTTTCAGAGACAGATATTGATTCTATAAAAAAACATGTTGAAGATGTAGACCCTGTTTTTGTAATAGTTGATTCCATTCAAACTTTATTTAATAGTCAAATTTCCTCTGCACCTGGAAGTGTGTCTCAAGTTAGGCATTGTTCTAATGAACTTATGAGGATAGGTAAGGGGAAAAATATTCCGTTTTTTATCGTTGCCCATGTTACTAAACAAGGTGAACTTGCAGGGCCTAGGGTTTTAGAACATATGGTGGATACAGTTTTGTATTTTGAAGGTGAAAGAACCCAAGAATTTAGAATTCTAAGGACCATGAAAAACCGTTTTGGGACTACTAGTGAAATAGGAGTTTTTGAAATGAGAGATATAGGTCTTAAGGAAATATACAATCCATCCGAAGTATTTCTTGAAGAGACTAATTTTAATCAAGAAGGTTCAGCAGTTATTGGAGTAATAGAAGGAACTAGACCTTTATTAGTTGAAATACAAGCTCTAGTAAGTGAGACTAATTCTCCCATGCCAAGAAGAACTGCAGTAGGTATAGAAAATTCTCGTCTTAGTTTAATACTTGCAGTTTTAGAGAAGAAACTGAGGATTCCTTTTTATAAATACGATGTATATATAAATGTGGTTGGAGGATTAAACATAGAAGGTACTTTTGGAGATTTAGGGTTGGCTTTAGCTTTAGTGTCAAGTGCTACAGGAAGGGCTTTTAAGTTAAATAGAATGGTTGTTGTAGGTGAGGTAGGATTAACCTCTGAGGTTAGACCTATATCTTACTGTGAAAAATTAGTAAATGAAGCAAGTAAAATGGGTTTTGAAAATATTGTTATACCACGAAGAAATATGGAAAAGATATTAAATGATAATATAAATTCCTTAGGCGTATCTTCTTTAAAAGAAGCGATAAGTAAAGTTTTTTAG
- a CDS encoding UvrB/UvrC motif-containing protein, with protein sequence MICNVCKEKEATVHITKIVNGKKQELHLCEICAKSMENLDIGFEPNFKITEPFTFQSILSGIMDYVNKNSQNSIEASKELVCKNCGTSYSKFKKTGLLGCSECYKNFGENLNSVIRRVQGNAEHLGKIPKLAGKDILKKRIIMDLKEKLQKAIAKEEYEKAAEIRDKIREVEGEQRG encoded by the coding sequence TTGATATGTAATGTGTGCAAGGAAAAAGAAGCAACTGTTCACATAACCAAAATAGTAAATGGTAAGAAGCAAGAACTACACCTATGTGAGATTTGTGCAAAGAGTATGGAGAATTTAGATATTGGCTTTGAGCCAAATTTTAAAATTACAGAGCCATTTACCTTTCAGAGCATCTTAAGTGGAATCATGGATTATGTAAATAAAAATTCTCAAAATAGTATTGAGGCTTCAAAGGAATTAGTTTGTAAAAACTGTGGAACTAGTTATAGTAAATTTAAAAAAACAGGACTTCTTGGGTGTAGTGAGTGCTATAAAAATTTTGGAGAGAACTTAAATTCTGTTATTAGAAGAGTTCAGGGAAATGCAGAACACTTGGGAAAGATACCTAAATTAGCTGGAAAGGATATACTTAAAAAGAGAATAATAATGGATTTAAAAGAAAAATTACAGAAGGCTATTGCAAAGGAAGAGTATGAAAAGGCTGCAGAAATAAGAGATAAAATAAGAGAGGTTGAGGGAGAGCAAAGGGGGTAG
- a CDS encoding Mini-ribonuclease 3: MEFDILKDKFKESDIRQLNPLVLAFIGDAVYEVFIRAYLIDKNRSMSVHKLHVKAVTYVKAKAQSDIMKKLLDILTEEELSVYKRGRNTKSGTTPKNADVQDYRIATGFEALIGYLYLNDKKERLNEILEKTIA; the protein is encoded by the coding sequence ATGGAATTTGATATTTTGAAAGATAAATTTAAAGAATCAGATATAAGACAGTTAAATCCTTTGGTTTTAGCTTTTATAGGAGATGCTGTATACGAAGTGTTTATTAGAGCATACTTAATAGATAAAAATAGATCTATGTCTGTGCATAAGCTTCACGTAAAAGCTGTTACATATGTAAAAGCAAAGGCCCAAAGTGATATAATGAAAAAATTATTAGATATTTTAACAGAAGAAGAACTTAGTGTATATAAAAGAGGAAGAAACACTAAATCCGGAACTACTCCGAAAAATGCAGATGTTCAAGACTATAGGATAGCCACTGGTTTTGAAGCTTTAATTGGTTATCTTTATTTAAATGACAAGAAAGAAAGATTAAATGAAATTTTAGAAAAAACTATTGCTTAG
- a CDS encoding protein arginine kinase, whose product MENGRDNSNNESNIVLTSRVRLARNLRCVPFPDSLDNEKARDIVKKIDDEFYNLYDEKEFKTIYLWNRDKISNYEFIEKHLISPKLISNSEKSAFIINSDESTCIMINEEDHLRIQCLKEGLDLEGAFRKADEIDNKLEEKLDFAFDEKLGYLTACPTNIGTGLRASVMIHLPALVMEKEIEKVLTAISHLGMTIRGIYGEGSKSHGNLFQISNQITLGVSEHDIITNIIAVINEIINQEYLAREGIIEKYKYELEDKIYRSIGILKSAVILGFSECLSLLSYLRLGYEMGIIDNIDKNIINDLLILSQPSMIQKNQEKILNKKDLNMKRAELIKNILKNNI is encoded by the coding sequence TTGGAAAATGGAAGAGATAATTCAAATAATGAAAGCAATATAGTTTTAACAAGTAGAGTTAGATTAGCTAGAAATCTTCGCTGCGTTCCTTTCCCGGATTCTTTAGATAATGAAAAAGCAAGGGATATAGTTAAAAAAATAGATGATGAATTTTATAACTTATATGATGAAAAGGAGTTTAAAACAATTTATTTGTGGAACAGAGATAAGATTTCCAATTATGAGTTTATTGAAAAACACTTAATAAGTCCTAAACTAATAAGCAATTCAGAAAAAAGCGCTTTTATAATAAATAGTGATGAAAGTACATGCATAATGATAAATGAGGAAGACCATTTGAGAATTCAGTGCCTAAAAGAGGGACTAGACCTTGAAGGAGCTTTTAGAAAAGCTGATGAAATAGATAATAAACTAGAGGAAAAGCTTGATTTTGCTTTTGATGAAAAATTAGGATATTTAACAGCTTGTCCTACAAATATAGGAACTGGGCTTAGGGCTTCTGTTATGATTCATTTACCAGCTTTAGTTATGGAGAAAGAGATAGAAAAGGTATTAACTGCAATATCACACCTTGGAATGACTATAAGAGGAATTTATGGTGAGGGTTCAAAGTCCCATGGAAATTTGTTTCAGATTTCTAATCAAATAACTTTAGGGGTTAGTGAGCATGATATAATTACAAATATTATTGCAGTTATAAATGAAATAATAAATCAGGAGTACCTTGCGAGAGAAGGAATAATTGAGAAGTATAAATATGAATTAGAGGATAAAATTTATAGATCTATTGGGATTTTAAAATCTGCAGTTATTCTTGGATTTAGCGAGTGCCTAAGCCTTTTATCTTACTTAAGATTAGGGTATGAAATGGGCATAATAGATAATATAGATAAAAATATTATAAATGATTTATTGATATTATCTCAGCCATCTATGATTCAAAAAAATCAAGAAAAGATTCTAAACAAAAAAGACTTAAATATGAAAAGAGCAGAGTTAATTAAAAATATATTAAAAAATAATATTTAG
- a CDS encoding DUF1573 domain-containing protein, which yields MKDVIFDDFQNSVYESLLRHKSILDIMSKLQESEARINRAVTKSVTNCGCIKIEAEKQKLPDNYEDLQSLDDLLNTHLKGKMCNNCRDVIEKEIGNNLFYLTSLCNALDLNLYDILLKEYNRINTLGKFSLK from the coding sequence ATGAAAGATGTTATATTTGATGATTTCCAAAATTCAGTATATGAATCTTTACTAAGACACAAAAGCATTTTAGATATAATGAGTAAGCTTCAGGAATCTGAAGCAAGAATTAACAGAGCTGTAACAAAATCAGTAACTAACTGTGGTTGTATAAAAATTGAAGCAGAAAAACAAAAACTTCCTGATAACTACGAAGACCTTCAGTCCTTAGATGATTTACTTAATACCCATCTAAAGGGAAAAATGTGCAATAATTGTAGGGATGTAATAGAAAAAGAGATTGGAAACAATTTATTTTACCTAACATCTTTATGTAATGCACTGGATTTAAACTTATATGATATACTCCTAAAAGAATACAATAGAATCAACACTCTCGGAAAATTTTCTTTAAAATAG
- a CDS encoding aminopeptidase P family protein, producing MEKQFFINKRKEVMKDMKDGSIVLLFAGRAPYKSADEIYRFTPNRNFYYLTGIDRENIILMMHKRNGQVFETLYIEKNDPILARWIGEKMPETEARELSGVEDIKYLESFDDDFGFLFMRYVYNDLYLDLERAEWDIPMTKSQEFAKLAKEKYPFINIKNIYHKICDMRIIKSEEEIEAIRKAAKITEDGIYKMIDNLKPGMMEYEIEAYFDFVLTSNGVRDRAFKTIAASGKNGAILHYSTNNCKTKDGDLILFDLGAQYKYYNGDISRTFPLNGKFTERQRDVYNVVLRTNKAITDMIKPGVTFGELNKKSREILAEGCIELGLIKDKKELSKYYFHSIGHYLGLDDHDVGQDRVLEPNMVITNEPGLYIPEEGIGIRIEDDLVVTKDGCEDLTKDMIKEVDEIEAYMAKHNKWITK from the coding sequence ATGGAAAAACAGTTTTTTATTAACAAACGTAAAGAGGTTATGAAGGATATGAAAGATGGATCTATAGTGTTATTATTTGCTGGAAGAGCACCTTATAAATCAGCAGATGAAATCTATAGATTTACACCTAATAGAAATTTTTATTATTTAACAGGAATTGATAGAGAAAACATTATTCTTATGATGCATAAGAGAAATGGACAAGTTTTTGAGACACTTTACATTGAAAAAAATGATCCTATACTTGCAAGGTGGATAGGTGAAAAAATGCCTGAAACTGAGGCTAGGGAATTATCTGGTGTTGAGGATATTAAATATCTTGAGAGTTTTGATGATGATTTTGGGTTCTTATTTATGAGATATGTTTATAATGATTTGTATTTAGATTTAGAAAGAGCGGAATGGGATATTCCTATGACGAAGTCACAGGAATTTGCAAAATTAGCTAAAGAAAAGTATCCATTTATAAATATTAAAAACATATACCATAAGATTTGTGATATGAGAATTATTAAGTCTGAAGAAGAAATTGAGGCTATTAGAAAAGCTGCCAAAATAACAGAAGATGGTATTTACAAAATGATTGACAATCTTAAACCTGGTATGATGGAATATGAAATTGAAGCTTACTTTGATTTTGTACTTACTAGTAATGGAGTTAGGGATAGAGCTTTTAAAACAATAGCAGCTTCCGGAAAAAACGGAGCAATACTTCATTATTCTACTAATAATTGCAAAACAAAAGATGGAGATCTTATACTTTTTGATTTGGGAGCTCAGTATAAATACTATAATGGTGATATAAGCCGTACTTTTCCTTTAAACGGTAAATTCACAGAAAGACAAAGAGATGTATATAATGTAGTTTTGAGAACTAATAAAGCCATAACTGATATGATTAAACCAGGTGTAACCTTTGGTGAACTAAATAAAAAATCAAGAGAAATATTAGCAGAGGGTTGTATTGAATTAGGACTTATTAAGGATAAAAAAGAACTTTCAAAATATTATTTCCATAGCATAGGTCATTATTTAGGTTTAGATGATCATGATGTAGGCCAAGATAGAGTTTTAGAACCAAATATGGTAATTACAAATGAACCAGGTTTATATATTCCAGAAGAAGGTATAGGTATAAGAATAGAAGATGATTTAGTGGTTACAAAAGATGGCTGTGAAGATTTAACTAAGGATATGATAAAAGAAGTAGATGAAATAGAAGCTTATATGGCAAAACATAATAAATGGATTACAAAATAA